From a single Lentisphaera profundi genomic region:
- a CDS encoding RNA polymerase sigma factor has protein sequence MEKQYNTKQTLLEKLIHSEDERSWDEFVAYYEGYIFVIIRSFNVDNETAEDLLQEVLIKVWKSLPKFEYRKNNCTFRTWLCLVIKSVVFNHLRKNSTKNQSKNISHDTLILQENISEPELNEIAELEWKSYISNMAWENVKGEFTANTIEVFEHSLDEENNALIAKKFQLSEPTVRVYKSRVRKVLLREISRLDKNLGG, from the coding sequence ATGGAAAAGCAATACAATACGAAACAAACTTTATTAGAGAAACTCATTCATTCTGAGGACGAACGTTCCTGGGATGAATTTGTAGCTTACTATGAGGGCTACATCTTCGTAATTATCAGAAGCTTTAATGTTGACAATGAAACCGCAGAAGACTTATTACAGGAAGTTCTAATCAAAGTTTGGAAATCCTTGCCTAAATTCGAGTATCGAAAAAATAATTGTACTTTTCGAACTTGGCTCTGCTTAGTTATAAAAAGCGTTGTCTTCAATCATTTGCGCAAAAACTCAACCAAAAATCAAAGTAAAAATATCAGTCACGACACCCTTATACTACAGGAAAATATTTCAGAACCCGAACTCAACGAAATTGCTGAATTAGAATGGAAGAGTTACATTTCTAATATGGCTTGGGAGAATGTCAAAGGTGAATTCACCGCAAATACCATCGAAGTTTTTGAACACTCTTTAGACGAAGAAAATAATGCGCTTATCGCAAAAAAATTCCAGCTTTCAGAACCCACTGTGCGCGTTTATAAATCTCGCGTCAGAAAAGTTTTATTAAGAGAGATTTCGCGCTTAGATAAAAACTTAGGCGGATAA
- a CDS encoding type II secretion system protein, which produces MKKTDFKTKRPRCLHKPFTLIELLVVIAIIGILASLLLPTLGKARKKAKNAQCVNKLKQLGVAIFIYTTDSDGHFPVNSINPTRRTWDDQLAGYDGRDTLTPGQRNENGLAIATYGDDYGQLYRCPNEISGKWGGRVGRTYIPSYDTDRPSRGEIGILWSTNGISKNLGHIGGAAQTIMLFEYSNGSNNLGRHANLSARSADQLRANNNSNPMLHDGGNKQNYLMVDGHVEGLTFPSTYVPFGGTTRNVNGTLWDATR; this is translated from the coding sequence ATGAAAAAAACAGACTTTAAAACGAAAAGACCTCGTTGCTTGCACAAGCCTTTCACTTTGATTGAATTATTAGTTGTGATTGCGATTATTGGGATTTTGGCATCCCTACTTCTGCCTACTTTAGGTAAAGCTAGAAAAAAAGCCAAAAACGCCCAATGCGTTAACAAACTAAAACAACTAGGTGTAGCCATATTCATTTATACTACTGATTCTGATGGCCATTTCCCAGTAAATTCTATCAATCCTACTAGAAGGACTTGGGATGATCAACTTGCTGGCTACGATGGTCGTGATACATTAACGCCAGGTCAAAGAAACGAGAATGGCTTAGCTATAGCTACATATGGCGATGATTATGGTCAATTGTACCGCTGCCCAAATGAGATATCAGGTAAGTGGGGTGGAAGGGTAGGTCGTACTTATATTCCAAGCTATGACACAGACAGACCTAGTCGTGGTGAGATAGGTATTCTCTGGAGTACTAATGGCATTTCAAAAAATCTTGGCCATATAGGGGGCGCTGCTCAAACAATAATGCTTTTTGAATACAGTAATGGTAGTAACAATCTGGGTAGACATGCAAATCTAAGTGCTCGGTCGGCCGATCAACTTAGAGCCAACAACAACTCGAATCCGATGCTACATGATGGTGGTAATAAGCAGAACTACCTTATGGTCGACGGCCATGTCGAGGGTTTGACATTCCCAAGTACTTATGTGCCCTTTGGAGGAACAACTAGGAATGTTAACGGAACTCTGTGGGATGCGACAAGATAG
- a CDS encoding sulfatase: MPFQKAPLLSLQFWLILLCSSMIYADKQKDFRPNIIIFYVDDLGWQDTPLNNLDDPCPYEMPNLMRLAESGMNLTQAYSPAPSCSPSRAGIFTGQHPAKIGLTHVELGARKLGRPSERVVAPYLETHLNLDLFNLADAMKENGYYSGHVGKWHVGLSAEAYRFDFVDQTRGIHRGLKDRTKDFAQANDKSYPLSKKKYPPFSEKKPQGISYPYDQLTESALDFMKESKDKPFFLNLCHWMVHWPVVTRNGELLEYYCDKMGQDFPPKKGDMTLPGQNNPYFAAMVTSVDWSLGRVMSFLQETDDPRNKGKKLIETTYIFFSSDNGGAEKKAKEIISDNAPLKYGKTNPEEGGIRVPMVTAGPSIAAGSQFDGLVNQLDYFPTILKLTHSKISQKNFDELSGLDISQVLSSESSTILDAKGNERKNLFWHYPHGSKMKSAIRQGDFKLYKNYMSESYELYQLYKNGNRQDIEEQNDLVNEAEYASVLKELSTELDRLLEDNNTEPIHLNPAYTHREKAFALIAKSHFDSTSRKATLTLKSSGPAADKAFIIYLNDPKKVIKRHSHEAKSTLIGMRRPAKLTKSSYELSAQVPKGIDAYCFLFIDENNFQHYSQSYSAK; the protein is encoded by the coding sequence ATGCCCTTTCAAAAAGCACCTTTACTGAGCCTACAATTTTGGCTGATCTTGTTGTGTTCTTCAATGATTTATGCCGATAAGCAAAAGGATTTTCGACCCAATATAATCATTTTCTATGTGGATGATCTCGGTTGGCAGGATACGCCACTCAATAATTTGGATGATCCCTGTCCTTATGAAATGCCCAACCTAATGAGACTCGCTGAATCAGGGATGAATTTGACACAAGCTTATTCGCCGGCGCCCTCGTGTTCGCCGTCTCGTGCGGGGATTTTTACGGGGCAGCATCCCGCTAAAATTGGTCTCACTCATGTCGAATTAGGAGCTAGAAAGCTTGGACGCCCAAGTGAGCGTGTCGTCGCCCCTTATTTAGAGACTCATTTAAATTTAGATTTATTTAATCTTGCCGATGCGATGAAAGAAAATGGCTATTACAGCGGTCACGTCGGTAAATGGCACGTGGGACTGAGTGCAGAGGCTTACCGCTTTGATTTTGTTGATCAAACTCGTGGGATTCACCGAGGCCTTAAAGATCGAACTAAAGATTTTGCTCAAGCTAATGATAAAAGCTATCCTCTGAGTAAAAAGAAATATCCTCCTTTTAGTGAGAAGAAGCCTCAGGGGATTTCTTATCCCTATGATCAGCTCACTGAATCGGCACTCGACTTTATGAAAGAGAGTAAAGATAAACCTTTTTTTCTAAATCTCTGTCACTGGATGGTTCACTGGCCCGTGGTCACCCGCAATGGTGAATTATTAGAATATTACTGCGACAAAATGGGTCAAGATTTTCCACCAAAAAAAGGAGATATGACGCTTCCGGGGCAAAATAATCCTTACTTTGCGGCTATGGTAACATCTGTTGACTGGAGCCTAGGGCGCGTTATGAGTTTTCTGCAAGAAACAGATGATCCTAGAAACAAAGGGAAAAAACTTATCGAGACCACCTATATTTTCTTTAGTTCAGATAATGGAGGGGCTGAAAAGAAGGCTAAGGAAATCATTTCGGATAATGCACCGCTCAAATATGGGAAAACAAATCCAGAAGAGGGGGGGATTCGCGTCCCGATGGTAACTGCCGGCCCAAGTATTGCTGCGGGCAGTCAATTTGATGGGCTCGTCAATCAACTGGATTACTTTCCAACTATTCTGAAACTGACTCATTCGAAAATCAGTCAAAAGAATTTCGATGAGCTGAGCGGGCTTGATATTTCTCAAGTGCTCTCAAGCGAGAGCTCAACTATCTTGGATGCCAAAGGCAATGAGCGCAAAAACCTTTTTTGGCATTACCCCCATGGTAGCAAGATGAAATCAGCCATTCGCCAAGGTGATTTTAAGCTCTATAAAAATTACATGAGCGAAAGCTATGAACTCTATCAACTCTACAAGAATGGCAATCGCCAAGACATTGAAGAGCAAAATGATTTAGTCAATGAAGCTGAATACGCTTCGGTCCTCAAAGAGCTGAGCACGGAACTCGATCGACTTTTAGAGGACAATAATACTGAACCGATCCATTTAAATCCGGCCTATACTCACCGAGAAAAAGCCTTTGCGCTTATCGCAAAATCTCACTTCGATAGCACCAGCCGCAAAGCTACTTTGACTTTAAAAAGCTCAGGCCCCGCGGCAGACAAAGCCTTTATCATCTACCTTAACGATCCTAAGAAGGTCATTAAAAGACATTCTCATGAAGCAAAAAGTACTTTGATCGGAATGAGAAGGCCTGCGAAGCTCACAAAGTCTTCGTATGAACTTTCAGCGCAGGTTCCCAAGGGGATTGATGCTTACTGTTTCCTCTTTATTGATGAGAATAATTTTCAACATTACAGCCAAAGCTATAGCGCTAAATAA
- a CDS encoding serine/threonine-protein kinase — translation MAKEGDYFDEKLADFFDDLDDLDNLPLLDTIASITDRYCDFQYLDEGGIKIIHRCRDLKTGREVAMASLKECAKDPQKELFFKEARLTAALQHPNIIPLHDLGLKGEQAWFTMKLISGASLEQVLQDLKDGRSQQLNTLSERLDVFIKVCDAMAYAHSRGVLHLDIKPDNIQISNYGDVLLCDWGLAKVMASVCDEELLECYTFNPKELDLTIDGLVKGTPGYMAPEQTRLVKAKKGIATDTFSLGCVLYKILTLEKPFKGADLMAIMNNTVNGRFPKPSVLNPDIPLSLEAVCLKALAPDPQDRYASVIDLQKEILDYRQGFATNAENATLLKLTRLWYNRHRTLSIAGIIILLISFSTAFFAINSLKLEKINALQMAEKLQLEKLNALESSARLKLEADKLQLENEFHKKFNKGAAPRFLQRAQIAFESYNFDDAVNFCDSAVELDPSLSDAWALKGLLHIIHEQFGAALNALNKCKKKNALKQLAKDFYQIKNDDSQRLSLSHYLKLFQRSLTTGQVKLSGGLIHHKAYSEMPLDQRIEFCKGMIEIHNEKSLRRFRGGKTINFSYDPKIKKLDLSGNPWMQSALIVQNFPAYAADFSYTGIKNFICFRKQPLRSLNVSGTPIIELHTLENHNLIALNISHTSIGNLRKLKDFTLLKTLNISHSAVRSSAILKDLNGLETLTIHQGQLTESDLKRLNPATKVLIHKN, via the coding sequence ATGGCTAAAGAAGGTGATTATTTCGATGAAAAACTCGCGGACTTCTTTGATGATCTCGATGATCTCGATAATCTACCACTTCTAGATACCATTGCCTCTATCACCGATCGTTACTGCGATTTCCAATACCTCGATGAAGGCGGCATTAAAATCATCCACCGTTGCCGAGACTTAAAAACGGGACGTGAAGTCGCCATGGCCAGTTTAAAAGAGTGCGCCAAGGATCCACAGAAAGAATTATTTTTCAAAGAAGCCCGTCTTACCGCAGCTCTGCAGCACCCCAATATCATTCCGTTACATGACCTCGGCCTCAAAGGAGAACAAGCCTGGTTTACCATGAAACTCATTTCTGGCGCATCGCTAGAACAAGTTTTACAGGATTTGAAAGACGGTCGCTCTCAGCAACTAAATACGCTTAGTGAGCGCCTCGATGTTTTTATAAAAGTTTGTGATGCGATGGCCTACGCCCATTCTAGAGGCGTGCTTCATCTCGACATTAAACCTGACAATATACAAATCAGTAATTATGGCGATGTCTTGCTCTGTGACTGGGGACTCGCGAAAGTTATGGCCTCAGTTTGTGACGAGGAACTTTTGGAGTGTTATACTTTTAACCCCAAAGAGCTAGACTTGACTATTGATGGCCTCGTCAAAGGAACGCCGGGTTATATGGCTCCCGAACAAACCCGTTTGGTCAAAGCTAAGAAAGGCATCGCTACTGACACCTTTTCTTTAGGCTGTGTTCTCTACAAGATTTTGACTTTAGAAAAACCTTTCAAGGGTGCTGACCTGATGGCTATAATGAATAATACGGTCAATGGTAGGTTCCCGAAACCTAGTGTCCTTAATCCTGATATTCCTTTATCCCTTGAAGCCGTTTGCTTAAAAGCCCTCGCCCCTGATCCACAAGATCGCTATGCGAGCGTCATCGATTTACAAAAAGAAATCTTGGATTATCGCCAAGGATTTGCGACCAACGCAGAAAATGCCACACTGCTGAAACTGACGCGCCTATGGTACAACAGGCACCGCACGCTCAGTATTGCTGGCATCATCATTCTATTAATCAGCTTCTCTACCGCCTTTTTTGCCATTAACAGTCTTAAACTCGAAAAAATCAACGCTTTACAAATGGCAGAAAAACTTCAACTCGAAAAGCTTAACGCCCTAGAAAGTTCCGCAAGATTAAAACTCGAAGCCGATAAGCTACAATTGGAAAATGAATTTCATAAAAAATTTAATAAAGGTGCCGCCCCACGCTTTTTGCAACGTGCCCAAATTGCCTTCGAGTCCTATAATTTTGACGATGCCGTAAACTTCTGCGATAGTGCGGTTGAACTCGACCCGAGTTTAAGTGATGCCTGGGCCTTAAAAGGCCTTCTCCACATAATTCACGAGCAATTTGGCGCGGCGCTAAATGCTTTAAATAAATGCAAGAAAAAGAATGCTTTAAAGCAACTGGCCAAAGACTTCTATCAAATCAAAAACGATGATAGCCAAAGACTCTCTTTAAGTCACTACCTCAAGCTATTTCAGCGATCCTTAACTACAGGTCAAGTAAAGCTAAGCGGAGGCTTAATTCACCACAAAGCCTACAGTGAAATGCCCCTCGACCAACGTATTGAATTTTGTAAAGGCATGATCGAAATCCACAATGAAAAAAGTTTACGAAGGTTCCGAGGCGGTAAAACCATTAATTTTTCCTATGATCCAAAAATTAAAAAACTCGATCTCTCGGGTAATCCGTGGATGCAATCCGCTCTGATTGTACAGAATTTCCCCGCTTATGCGGCAGATTTTTCTTACACAGGAATCAAAAACTTCATCTGCTTTAGAAAGCAGCCACTCAGGTCGCTCAATGTCAGCGGAACACCCATTATAGAACTTCACACTCTAGAGAATCACAACTTAATAGCCTTGAACATATCCCATACTTCCATTGGCAACCTCAGAAAACTAAAAGATTTTACCCTGCTTAAGACACTCAACATAAGTCATTCTGCCGTTAGGAGCAGCGCCATCTTAAAAGATTTGAATGGGCTTGAGACGCTGACTATTCACCAGGGACAACTCACTGAGAGTGACCTAAAAAGATTAAATCCTGCAACAAAAGTCCTTATCCATAAAAATTAG
- a CDS encoding RNA polymerase sigma factor: protein MEKNYHTRQTLLSKIARADDDRSWEDFVQYYQGYIYAVIRNLGVKQEFIEDLLQDVLIKVWKSLPKYEYREGECTFRTWLCLVIRSTVYNYFRKKSTKNDAKNTDYDATLHALDTITEPEINIIAEKEWKIYVSNLAWNNVKDEFPKRCREVFEASIHEASSDILGERFGISSSSVRVYKSRVRKVLLREMSRLNHDLGA from the coding sequence ATGGAAAAAAATTACCACACACGCCAAACACTGCTGTCAAAAATTGCGCGGGCCGATGATGATCGCTCTTGGGAGGATTTTGTTCAATACTACCAAGGCTACATCTATGCGGTCATTCGCAACCTTGGGGTTAAACAAGAATTTATTGAAGATCTACTACAAGACGTCTTAATTAAAGTCTGGAAGTCATTGCCCAAGTATGAATACCGTGAAGGCGAATGTACTTTTCGAACTTGGCTATGCCTTGTCATTCGAAGTACTGTTTATAATTATTTCCGAAAAAAATCGACAAAAAATGATGCTAAGAATACCGATTACGATGCAACTCTTCATGCACTCGATACCATTACAGAGCCCGAAATTAATATCATTGCCGAAAAAGAATGGAAAATTTATGTTTCCAATCTGGCTTGGAATAATGTCAAAGATGAATTTCCTAAGCGCTGCCGAGAAGTATTTGAAGCCTCGATTCACGAAGCGAGTTCCGACATCCTAGGAGAACGCTTTGGCATAAGTTCTAGTTCAGTTCGCGTTTATAAATCACGAGTCAGAAAAGTCTTACTGCGGGAAATGTCCCGCTTAAATCACGACCTCGGAGCTTAA
- a CDS encoding AraC family transcriptional regulator → MDFYHNSQFTYLKGSQVNFASTWQKALHSSSSHQLYYLSDGEVLLTMDSKVLTLKKNSLCLIPAATPIALQGKSKGKLFKCSFDAKVYQNLDLFDLIQLPHFLKAEKSLLTEQLFKQLINKNQQDAFERATIIQLLLCPFLKLAQKKEGAQALSRLVPVFDYIEENIKYSPRLDDLAKLIDLDKNYFNSFFRKSMGLSPGQYIQQRKIKAACNMLANHVNVSKITQELDFYDTSHFCRIFKKEMNETPKSFLKRLNQNPSI, encoded by the coding sequence ATGGATTTTTATCACAATAGTCAATTTACTTATCTCAAGGGTTCTCAAGTTAACTTTGCTTCCACTTGGCAAAAAGCGCTTCATAGCTCCAGCTCACATCAGCTCTACTACTTGAGTGATGGTGAAGTTCTGCTCACGATGGATTCCAAAGTTTTGACACTCAAAAAAAATTCACTTTGCCTAATTCCCGCAGCTACGCCCATTGCCTTGCAAGGAAAATCCAAGGGTAAATTATTCAAGTGTAGCTTTGATGCCAAGGTCTATCAAAACTTAGATCTCTTTGACTTAATTCAGCTCCCCCACTTTCTTAAAGCTGAGAAGAGCTTATTAACTGAGCAACTCTTTAAACAACTTATCAATAAGAATCAGCAAGACGCTTTTGAGCGAGCTACAATAATCCAACTCCTGCTCTGTCCTTTTCTCAAACTCGCACAAAAAAAAGAAGGCGCCCAAGCTCTTAGCAGGCTAGTCCCCGTTTTCGACTATATCGAAGAGAATATAAAGTACTCGCCTCGACTAGACGATTTAGCCAAGCTCATTGATCTTGATAAAAATTATTTCAATAGCTTCTTCCGTAAAAGTATGGGTCTTTCTCCAGGTCAATATATTCAACAACGCAAGATAAAGGCCGCTTGTAATATGCTCGCTAATCACGTGAACGTATCGAAAATCACTCAAGAACTCGACTTCTATGATACTTCACATTTTTGTCGCATCTTCAAAAAAGAAATGAACGAGACCCCCAAAAGTTTTTTAAAGAGACTTAATCAAAATCCTAGCATCTGA
- a CDS encoding IS110 family transposase, with amino-acid sequence MEMYNSKTKYHCGIDLHKSSAHICVMDKEGNIMLHKNIRDNNFVYMKKVLAPYVDDLTIACESTYNWYPLADFCRSENIEFTLGHALYMKSIHGGKAKNDKIDSKKITDLLRTNLLPHAYACPAEYRSHRDLLRRRIKLVQSKSGISVYMNIFEQQNELKESTLYMRSKPDKLESLVEHQDFSGIGGIAMERNYQLNTNLLMAYTKELIAVDKDLKEFTLNSAYNEEFEIVKSMPGVGDTLGMVIIYETHDIKRFKSPGKYSSYCRVIKCKKESAGKSYGYSGAKIGNPFLKWAYSQAAVLSKRNPLMKAFSNDLIRQHGERKARAIYTHKICRSIYFMLQRKQKFDPIDFFGRQKYERLQRLNN; translated from the coding sequence ATGGAAATGTATAACTCAAAAACGAAATATCATTGTGGAATTGACCTTCACAAGTCATCTGCTCATATTTGTGTCATGGACAAGGAAGGAAATATAATGCTGCATAAAAACATCCGAGATAATAATTTTGTCTATATGAAGAAGGTCTTGGCGCCTTATGTCGATGACCTCACTATTGCTTGTGAGAGCACTTATAATTGGTACCCTCTTGCAGATTTTTGTCGTTCAGAGAATATTGAATTCACTCTTGGTCATGCGCTCTATATGAAATCTATTCACGGAGGAAAAGCTAAAAACGATAAAATTGATAGCAAAAAAATCACTGATTTATTACGCACGAATTTATTGCCTCACGCCTATGCTTGCCCAGCAGAATACCGCTCTCATAGAGACCTCTTACGAAGGCGTATAAAGTTAGTGCAGTCCAAGTCTGGAATATCAGTCTACATGAATATTTTTGAGCAACAAAACGAGCTAAAAGAAAGTACTTTATACATGAGGTCAAAACCAGATAAACTAGAAAGTCTAGTAGAACATCAGGACTTTTCTGGGATAGGTGGCATCGCGATGGAACGGAACTATCAGCTCAACACAAATCTATTGATGGCTTATACAAAAGAGTTGATCGCAGTGGATAAAGATCTCAAAGAATTCACTTTAAATAGTGCCTACAATGAAGAATTTGAAATAGTAAAGTCAATGCCTGGAGTAGGCGATACCCTTGGTATGGTCATTATCTATGAAACTCACGACATCAAAAGGTTTAAAAGCCCAGGTAAGTATTCAAGTTATTGTCGAGTGATTAAATGTAAAAAAGAAAGTGCGGGTAAAAGTTATGGTTATAGTGGAGCAAAAATAGGTAATCCATTTTTAAAATGGGCCTATAGTCAGGCTGCCGTACTATCAAAAAGAAACCCTTTGATGAAAGCTTTTTCAAATGACCTAATAAGGCAACACGGCGAACGTAAAGCTAGAGCTATTTACACTCATAAGATTTGTCGATCAATTTATTTCATGCTCCAGAGAAAACAAAAATTTGATCCCATTGATTTTTTTGGAAGACAAAAATATGAACGTTTACAAAGACTAAATAATTAA